The following proteins are encoded in a genomic region of Devosia lucknowensis:
- a CDS encoding tripartite tricarboxylate transporter permease, translating to MDTLGYLSNGFGVAFSPLNLLLAALGSIVGTMVGVLPGLGPVNAVAMLVPVVFALGLPPESSLILMAAIYIGSEYGGRISAILINVPGEASAVMTAIEGYPLARQGKAGIALSLSAGTSFVGSAIATLGIVIAAPLLARWALAFGPVEYVALMVFAFACLTGLLTDKPVKALLAIAIGLGISTIGIDANSGVYRYTFGSANLVDGVQFATVVIGLFAISELLIMLEGMRSGTSQPVKQLGRPLFNRAEALFVAMSAIRGSVIGFFVGILPGAGGTVASALAYTTEKRVVERSDSAGSKFGDGDLRGLASVEAANNSASNSNFIPMLTLGIPSSGTTAIMLGVLTLYNLTPGPALFNSQPDLVWGLIASLFIGNVMLLALNIPLVGFFAKMLSVPAWVLVPFIVVVSAIGVYSGKSATFDLVLMVGIGVVAYILRRSGVPMAPLILGLVLGKILEQSLRRALSISGGDPLIIWSSPIAIVLWAMAVGALLLPMILPRIARWRKTALVEAE from the coding sequence ATGGATACCCTGGGCTATCTCTCGAATGGATTTGGCGTCGCATTCAGCCCCCTCAACCTGCTGCTGGCCGCGCTCGGATCGATCGTGGGCACAATGGTGGGCGTTCTGCCGGGCCTCGGGCCGGTCAATGCGGTGGCCATGCTGGTCCCCGTGGTGTTCGCGCTGGGCCTGCCCCCTGAATCATCCCTCATTCTGATGGCTGCCATCTATATCGGCTCCGAATATGGCGGACGCATCAGCGCCATCCTGATCAACGTGCCGGGAGAAGCTTCCGCGGTCATGACCGCCATCGAGGGCTATCCGCTGGCACGCCAGGGCAAGGCGGGCATCGCACTTTCCCTTTCGGCAGGGACGTCATTCGTTGGTTCGGCCATTGCCACCCTCGGCATCGTCATCGCCGCGCCGCTTCTGGCGCGCTGGGCGCTTGCCTTCGGACCCGTGGAATATGTCGCCCTGATGGTCTTCGCATTTGCTTGCCTGACCGGGCTTCTCACCGACAAGCCGGTCAAGGCCCTGCTTGCCATCGCCATCGGCCTGGGCATTTCCACGATCGGCATCGACGCGAATTCGGGCGTCTACCGCTACACCTTCGGGTCGGCCAACTTGGTGGATGGCGTGCAATTCGCGACCGTGGTGATCGGGCTCTTTGCCATCAGTGAGCTGCTGATCATGCTCGAAGGCATGCGGAGCGGCACGTCCCAGCCGGTCAAGCAATTGGGGCGGCCGCTCTTTAATCGGGCCGAGGCGCTGTTTGTCGCCATGTCGGCGATCCGCGGCTCGGTCATCGGCTTTTTCGTCGGTATCCTGCCCGGCGCCGGTGGAACGGTGGCCTCAGCACTCGCCTATACGACCGAGAAACGGGTCGTCGAACGAAGCGACAGCGCCGGAAGCAAGTTCGGCGACGGTGATCTGCGCGGACTTGCAAGCGTCGAGGCCGCCAACAACAGCGCCTCGAACAGCAACTTCATTCCCATGCTGACCCTTGGCATTCCCAGCTCGGGCACGACGGCCATCATGCTGGGCGTGTTGACGCTTTACAATCTGACGCCGGGCCCCGCCCTGTTCAACAGCCAGCCGGATCTGGTCTGGGGGCTGATTGCTTCCCTGTTCATCGGCAATGTTATGCTTCTGGCGCTGAACATCCCGCTGGTCGGCTTTTTCGCCAAGATGCTTTCGGTTCCGGCCTGGGTGCTGGTGCCCTTCATCGTGGTGGTCAGCGCCATCGGCGTCTACTCGGGCAAGTCCGCGACGTTCGACCTCGTCCTGATGGTGGGCATAGGGGTGGTCGCCTACATCCTCAGGCGTTCAGGCGTCCCGATGGCACCACTGATCCTCGGGCTGGTGCTGGGCAAAATCCTGGAGCAGAGCCTGCGCCGGGCCTTGTCCATCTCCGGCGGCGACCCCCTGATCATCTGGTCCAGCCCAATCGCAATTGTGCTCTGGGCTATGGCCGTGGGCGCCCTGTTGCTGCCGATGATCCTGCCCAGAATTGCCCGCTGGCGCAAAACGGCGCTGGTGGAAGCCGAGTAG
- a CDS encoding ABC transporter substrate-binding protein, translating into MRAIILLTMFFLTAAGGATAAGVKFYPALDGNADARVLLIYSSLDLPTADPMLSSFQRRFPGIAVQYEEFLTSEIHDRVVRETDAGEVTADVVFSSAMDLQIKLANDGYAQQSNLPLSDSWPRWANWRNTAYALTYEPVVFVYHKPSFANMAPPSTRGELEQWLIRNKDTIQGKVGTYDIETAGLGFLFFSRDQEQYRDIWELMAAMGAAGARLHSTTSEILDRVADGRYIFGYNLVGTYAAEWAVREPNIGVVLPEDYTIIMSRIGLVPKASAAPDLGGLFLDYFMSQEGQTVMARELHIAALNPSVEDGNTADAMRTALSGQLRPVPVSPGLLVYLDQVKRARLIDRWRSAFDVSVLRNETPVEADDLYVDGDLWPQSWQ; encoded by the coding sequence ATGCGCGCCATTATACTCCTGACCATGTTTTTCCTCACTGCCGCTGGCGGCGCGACGGCTGCGGGGGTGAAATTCTATCCCGCGCTCGACGGCAATGCCGACGCGAGGGTGCTGCTGATCTACTCATCGCTGGATCTGCCGACCGCAGACCCCATGCTATCCTCGTTTCAGCGGCGTTTTCCCGGTATCGCCGTGCAGTACGAAGAGTTCCTGACCAGCGAGATCCATGACCGGGTGGTGCGCGAAACCGACGCGGGCGAGGTGACTGCCGACGTCGTTTTTTCCTCGGCAATGGATTTGCAGATCAAGCTCGCCAACGACGGCTATGCGCAGCAATCCAACCTGCCATTGAGCGATAGCTGGCCGCGCTGGGCGAACTGGCGGAACACCGCCTATGCGCTGACCTACGAGCCCGTCGTCTTCGTCTACCACAAGCCCTCGTTCGCAAACATGGCGCCGCCGTCCACCCGCGGCGAGCTCGAGCAGTGGCTGATACGCAACAAGGACACCATCCAGGGCAAGGTCGGCACCTACGACATCGAAACGGCCGGCCTGGGCTTCCTTTTTTTCTCCCGGGATCAGGAACAGTATCGCGACATCTGGGAACTGATGGCAGCCATGGGCGCCGCCGGTGCCAGGTTGCATTCCACCACTTCCGAAATTCTCGATCGCGTGGCCGATGGCCGCTACATATTCGGCTACAATCTTGTGGGCACCTACGCCGCCGAATGGGCGGTTCGCGAGCCCAATATCGGCGTGGTGCTGCCCGAGGATTACACGATCATCATGTCGCGGATCGGCCTTGTGCCCAAGGCCAGCGCCGCGCCCGATCTGGGCGGCCTGTTCCTCGACTACTTCATGTCCCAGGAGGGACAGACGGTCATGGCCCGCGAACTGCACATCGCTGCGCTCAATCCGAGCGTCGAGGATGGCAATACCGCGGACGCCATGCGCACGGCCCTGTCGGGCCAGCTGCGGCCCGTGCCAGTCAGCCCCGGCCTCCTGGTCTATCTCGATCAGGTCAAGCGAGCCCGACTGATCGACCGCTGGCGATCCGCATTCGATGTATCGGTCTTGCGCAATGAGACACCGGTCGAAGCCGACGACCTTTATGTCGACGGCGACCTGTGGCCACAGAGCTGGCAGTAG
- a CDS encoding response regulator transcription factor, with protein MRILVVEDNLTLASGIERLLKQSGYAVDCVHDGLSAEAVVSTEAFDVVILDLNLPELDGLSVLRSIRDRKLDSAVLILTAKDAPADRIRGLDLGADDYLTKPFDVGELEARVRALIRRKSGARSPLVSFGALTFDLNARTLTSEQGIVDVPARELSVLELLFSRSGKVVHKHVIIESLSAFDDDLTPNAVEQYVSRLRRKLIPYDVTINTARGIGYYLSKASA; from the coding sequence ATGCGCATTCTGGTGGTCGAAGATAATCTGACCCTCGCCAGTGGCATCGAGCGGTTGCTCAAGCAGAGCGGCTATGCCGTTGACTGCGTGCATGACGGGCTTTCGGCCGAAGCAGTCGTAAGCACGGAAGCCTTCGATGTCGTCATTCTTGATCTGAACCTGCCCGAACTGGATGGGCTGTCGGTGCTGCGCAGCATCCGAGACCGAAAACTGGATTCGGCAGTTCTCATTCTCACCGCCAAGGATGCACCGGCCGACCGCATCCGCGGGCTCGATCTGGGTGCGGACGACTATCTTACCAAGCCCTTCGATGTCGGCGAGCTCGAAGCCCGGGTGCGGGCCCTGATCCGGCGCAAGAGCGGAGCACGCAGCCCGCTGGTGAGTTTTGGCGCGCTCACCTTCGATCTCAACGCCCGCACCCTGACCAGCGAACAGGGGATTGTCGACGTGCCGGCGCGGGAACTGTCGGTGCTGGAGCTGCTGTTCTCGCGCTCCGGCAAAGTCGTCCACAAACACGTCATTATCGAATCCCTCAGCGCATTCGACGACGACCTGACGCCCAATGCGGTGGAGCAATATGTCTCGCGTTTGCGGCGCAAGCTCATTCCCTACGATGTGACCATCAATACGGCGCGCGGCATCGGCTATTATTTGAGCAAGGCCTCGGCGTGA